From Etheostoma spectabile isolate EspeVRDwgs_2016 unplaced genomic scaffold, UIUC_Espe_1.0 scaffold463, whole genome shotgun sequence, one genomic window encodes:
- the prr33 gene encoding proteoglycan 4 (The sequence of the model RefSeq protein was modified relative to this genomic sequence to represent the inferred CDS: added 19 bases not found in genome assembly), whose translation MFTTVSCAEALMAAVYGAATQPGLLSQQYRPPLLPKPGKDNVRLQKLLKRTAKKKASTQTSQTAALFRSSLSPVNEASPDLEHSDHSTPPKTPETPFSLYNVQQPPRFTVRPLYQHVASPYPQRAAYGSAARFSPQTVANALYTYSQNVNTAPKISVPVSSVPEATAPAAEVKKPAFSTLAETPAGLRPSAAFVRPLIVLTPLVKSKSPRPTFKATERSRSPKPMFDVPQIRMYTASTSYYESSRTPPVYDTAGLTAIGSTAPQSKTAETKQDLGPASEVRRGMTQTSLAPLLGTDSQRKTPIAEIKRATPTSEIKRATPTSDIKRATPTSEIKRATPTSEIKRATPTAEIKRATPTAEIKRATPTAEIKRATPTSEIRVKTPTFELQTLRTSVGRSKTPSYKNRATTPVFEISRPNPLLFAVSPITVEPDRSSLPKTVPAVSGLPASQSVKTEPKPTETMLNGEIHSDVTSVDKPIPKSFTKSKSEPDLTRQPAPAGSQKAITVTSEPKIPAVTSVSNQRPKTPTYEASRLMTTSPGFKRPKTPTYGTSPSGVSSSFQRPKTPTQVALKSKSSYRGLTPAEYTAYGGIRTYSPAFGISSSKTQTEEIEATKEESTECKTQSQEPPANGQSTSEMSIAKETPKDXXXXHVRDEKVAATPSIPIIVVSQASDISGTTLTQETSMVSSQMIPETPKAKPPTTAGKTPEKQKVETQVAKPKAKPPEAKDPLPKGDDQDPLKAVRKLLGKDKVQKSGTETKAGVSDQKEPAKPVTQSNSEGSKPSTAAPALPSAAELTGSKDKGKDEKAESAPAVKSAPKKKEGDESLSAEPLLKVMQRPKGAKSKLSGWSRLKKHMVVEEEEPKFPELGPQKEVAGPKQSEATPIEEKAADAPGTQNQSDDAPIAAKMWNAVLFQMFSSKENIMHQIELNKSVAEKKEEQKDEPKEREIPSFAHRLPVLLFSPRFDAKKLKEAASRPVTKFSTVFEMGLIGRKGKEEEPKDFNRTARGFAATEANIVNI comes from the exons GTGCTGAAGCGCTCATGGCTGCAGTTTACGGTGCCGCGACCCAGCCGGGCCTGCTTTCCCAGCAGTACCGCCCGCCCCTGCTACCCAAGCCTGGAAAGGACAACGTTCGTCTCCAGAAGCTCCTCAAGAGAACCGCCAAGAAAAAGGCCTCCACGCAGACATCGCAGACCGCCGCACTTTTCCGCTCCAGTCTTTCCCCGGTGAACGAAGCAAGCCCCGACCTCGAGCACAGCGACCACTCCACCCCGCCCAAGACTCCGGAGACCCCGTTCAGCCTCTACAACGTCCAGCAGCCTCCACGGTTCACCGTCAGGCCGCTGTACCAACATGTCGCGTCCCCTTACCCACAGCGTGCAGCTTACGGCAGCGCAGCGAGGTTCTCGCCTCAGACAGTGGCCAACGCGTTGTACACTTACTCGCAGAACGTTAACACAGCGCCAAAAATATCTGTGCCAGTCTCTTCTGTACCCGAGGCAACAGCACCAGCAGCCGAAGTGAAAAAGCCAGCTTTTAGCACACTTGCTGAAACTCCTGCTGGTTTGAGACCTTCTGC AGCTTTTGTTCGTCCTCTCATTGTGTTGACCCCGCTCGTCAAATCCAAAAGCCCGCGTCCAACGTTCAAAGCAACCGAACGTTCAAGATCGCCCAAACCGATGTTTGACGTCCCACAAATTAGGATGTACACGGCGAGCACATCGTACTACGAGTCATCCAGGACGCCGCCGGTGTACGACACTGCTGGATTAACTGCTATCGGCAGCACGGCACCTCAAAGtaaaacagcagaaacaaaacaagatctGGGTCCAGCATCTGAGGTCAGAAGAGGTATGACCCAGACGAGTCTGGCTCCTTTGCTGGGCACCGACTCCCAAAGGAA AACTCCAATAGCAGAAATCAAAAGAGCTACTCCAACATCTGAAATCAAAAGAGCTACCCCAACATCTGATATCAAAAGAGCAACCCCAACATCTGAAATCAAAAGAGCTACCCCAACATCTGAAATCAAAAGAGCTACCCCAACAGCAGAAATCAAAAGAGCTACCCCAACAGCAGAAATCAAAAGAGCTACCCCAACAGCAGAAATCAAAAGAGCTACCCCAACATCTGAAATAAGGGTTAAAACCCCAACGTTTGAGTTACAAACATTAAGAACTTCAGTGGGACGCTCTAAAACCCCATCATACAAAAATCGGGCTACAACGCCCGTTTTTGAAATCTCAAGACCCAATCCTCTCTTGTTTGCTGTGTCGCCGATCACAGTAGAGCCGGACCGGTCAAGCTTGCCCAAAACCGTTCCTGCGGTGAGCGGTTTGCCTGCTTCCCAGAGTGTGAAAACTGAGCCTAAGCCAACCGAAACAATGCTGAATGGGGAAATTCATTCGGACGTCACTTCTGTAGACAAACCAATCCCAAAAAGCTTTACAAAGTCAAAATCAGAGCCTGATCTGACAAGACAACCTGCTCCGGCTGGCTCTCAGAAAGCTATAACTGTCACATCTGAGCCAAAAATACCAGCAGTGACTTCTGTCAGCAATCAGAGGCCTAAGACTCCAACATACGAAGCATCCCGGCTTATGACCACGTCGCCTGGCTTCAAAAGACCAAAGACGCCTACCTATGGGACATCACCTTCTGGTGTATCATCGTCCTTTCAGAGACCTAAAACCCCAACCCAAGTGGCTCTCAAATCAAAGTCTAGCTACCGTGGATTAACACCTGCTGAATATACTGCTTACGGCGGCATAAGAACTTACTCTCCGGCATTTGGCATCTCCAGTTCTAAGACGCAAACCGAAGAGATTGAAGCTACGAAAGAGGAATCAACAGAGTGTAAAACACAGAGCCAAGAGCCACCTGCGAATGGACAATCCACGTCCGAGATGTCTATAGCCAAAGAAACACCCAAAGATGNNNNNNNNNNTCATGTGAGAGATGAAAAGGTTGCTGCCACCCCCTCAATCCCTATTATTGTTGTTTCACAAGCATCTGACATCTCAGGAACAACGTTAACACAAGAGACAAGCATGGTATCCAGTCAGATGATTCCAGAAACACCAAAGGCTAAACCTCCAACAACAGCGGGGAAAACCCCCGAGAAACAGAAGGTGGAAACGCAAGTTGCCAAACCAAAGGCAAAACCTCCTGAAGCCAAAGATCCTCTGCCCAAAGGTGACGACCAGGATCCTCTGAAGGCAGTGAGAAAACTTTTAGGCAAAGATAAAGTCCAGAAATCAGGAACAGAGACAAAAGCTGGCGTCTCAGATCAAAAAGAGCCAGCAAAGCCTGTTACCCAGAGTAACTCCGAGGGTTCAAAGCCGAGCACTGCGGCACCTGCTCTGCCGTCTGCAGCCGAGTTGACAGGAAGTAAAGACAaaggaaaagatgagaaagcagaATCAGCTCCAGCGGTGAAATCTGCACCCAAGAAAAAGGAAGGCGATGAATCCCTCTCGGCCGAGCCCCTTCTTAAAGTCATGCAAAGGCCAAAGGGAGCGAAATCTAAATTGAGCGGTTGGTCCCGGCTCAAAAAGCACATGGTGGTGGAAGAAGAGGAGCCTAAATTCCCAGAGCTAGGCCCTCAGAAGGAGGTCGCCGGGCCCAAACAAAGCGAGGCGACACCGATCGAAGAGAAGGCCGCGGACGCGCCCGGCACTCAAAACCAAAGCGACGACGCTCCGATTGCGGCAAAGATGTGGAACGCCGTGCTCTTCCAAATGTTTTCCAGTAAAGAGAACATCATGCACCAGATCGAGCTGAACAAAAGCGTGGCCGAGAAGAAGGAAGAGCAAAAGGATGAgccgaaagagagagagatacctTCATTCGCGCATCGGTTGCCTGTGCTGCTTTTTAGCCCGAGGTTTGACGCCAAGAAGCTTAAAGAGGCGGCGTCGAGGCCGGTGACGAAATTTTCAACGGTTTTTGAAATGGGTTTGATCGGGCGGAAAGGTAAAGAAGAGGAACCAAAAGACTTTAATAGAACAGCGAGGGGGTTCGCCGCTACTGAAGCTAACATAGTAAATATATGA